The proteins below are encoded in one region of Desulfuromonas acetexigens:
- a CDS encoding DEAD/DEAH box helicase gives MKSSSGAQKWQFSTVHNSACKVIEEQTLWGQTVCRVWLPNQDAVVRVPRSALRPLSADLQPEIEAGRIAYVAAAAKVAEVLEGSTSAIDGHVLLAPMESNVIPLPHQIHALSRAISGDRVRYLLADEVGLGKTIEAGLVMRELKLRGLVRRTLVVSPKGIATQWVAEMQTHFNEQFQLVLGDDIGTLQRLASGTDQRNSAWSMFDQVIVSLDSVKPMDKRRGWTAERVAEYNRSRFEDLITAGWDLVIVDEAHRLGGSTDQVARYKLGKGLAEAAPYVLLLSATPHQGKTDAFHRLMNLLDDDAFPDMDSVSRERVAPHVIRTEKRKAIDADGKPLFKPRRTQMVPVAWESRHRLQQLLYEAVTDYVREGYNQALREKKRHIGFLMILMQRLVVSSARAIKTTIERRLEVLRTEQRGLSEKSETLFDSEDSALSPQSSELIYDMDGQELLDELLKSHVSALQSEGSHVETLLDAAVRCEQAGPDAKAETLIEWIYELQAEENEPDLKVLIFTEFVPTQQMLKEFLEARGISVVTLNGSMDMEERKQAQDAFRKSHRVLVSTDAGGEGLNLQFAHVIINYDIPWNPMRLEQRIGRVDRIGQPKTVRAINFVFEDSVEFRVREVLEQKLSVIFDEFGIDKTGDVLDSAQAGELFEDMFASAILNPGGIETSVDHTVARIRDEIQQVRESSAIYGISEEPDVQTAERLRSHPLPHWVERMTVGYLNSHGGTAGRKRSWWDLTWPDGQEHRKAVFNAREANRLTDATLLNLENSRVRGLALNLPQVAAGQPLPCVTVSGLPASISGLWGLFEIRLQAGRHQKTQLLRIPMVRRGYVSVFLSEEGKLFLPTARHIWDALQTAETQVQATLGQEESITAHERLQIAAEQAGQELFDALQQAHIASVTREEERGMVAFTSRRKAIERVGLPEVRQYRLARCAAEETEWRHELQSARQIVPEIRSLLMLRIVKGGVQ, from the coding sequence ATGAAATCTTCCAGTGGTGCCCAGAAGTGGCAATTCAGCACCGTTCATAACAGCGCCTGCAAGGTCATCGAAGAACAGACCTTGTGGGGGCAGACGGTGTGCCGTGTCTGGTTGCCGAACCAGGACGCGGTGGTGCGCGTGCCCCGCTCCGCCTTGCGGCCGCTGAGTGCCGATCTGCAGCCGGAGATCGAGGCCGGTCGCATTGCTTATGTGGCCGCCGCCGCCAAGGTGGCCGAGGTGCTCGAAGGCTCCACCAGCGCCATCGACGGCCATGTGCTGCTGGCTCCCATGGAGTCCAACGTCATTCCGCTGCCGCACCAGATCCACGCCTTGTCCCGGGCCATCTCCGGCGACCGCGTGCGCTACCTGCTGGCCGACGAAGTGGGTCTCGGCAAGACCATCGAGGCCGGGCTGGTCATGCGCGAACTCAAGCTGCGCGGGCTGGTGCGTCGGACATTGGTCGTCTCGCCGAAGGGAATCGCTACCCAGTGGGTGGCGGAAATGCAGACCCATTTCAATGAACAGTTCCAGCTTGTGCTGGGCGACGACATTGGCACATTACAACGCCTGGCTTCAGGGACGGACCAGCGGAACTCAGCCTGGTCGATGTTCGATCAGGTCATTGTCTCTCTGGATTCGGTCAAGCCCATGGACAAGCGACGCGGCTGGACCGCCGAGCGCGTTGCCGAATACAACCGCAGCCGGTTCGAGGATCTGATTACCGCTGGCTGGGACCTGGTGATCGTGGACGAAGCGCATCGGCTGGGCGGCAGCACCGATCAGGTCGCCCGCTACAAACTCGGCAAGGGCCTGGCGGAGGCCGCGCCCTATGTGCTGCTCCTTTCGGCGACTCCCCACCAGGGGAAGACCGACGCCTTTCATCGCCTGATGAACCTGCTGGATGATGACGCCTTTCCGGACATGGACAGCGTCTCCCGTGAGCGGGTGGCACCGCATGTCATCCGCACCGAAAAACGCAAGGCCATCGATGCCGACGGCAAGCCGCTCTTCAAACCCCGGCGCACACAGATGGTCCCGGTGGCCTGGGAGAGCCGCCATCGCCTGCAGCAACTCCTCTATGAGGCGGTGACTGATTATGTCCGCGAGGGCTACAACCAAGCCCTGCGCGAGAAGAAACGCCACATCGGCTTCCTGATGATCCTGATGCAGCGCCTGGTGGTTTCCAGCGCCCGGGCGATCAAGACGACGATTGAGCGCCGTCTTGAAGTGCTGAGGACTGAGCAACGAGGACTGAGTGAAAAATCAGAGACCCTTTTCGATTCGGAAGACTCAGCCCTCAGTCCTCAATCCTCGGAACTGATTTATGACATGGACGGCCAGGAGCTGCTCGATGAGCTGCTGAAATCCCATGTGTCGGCCCTGCAGAGCGAAGGCAGCCATGTGGAGACCCTGCTGGATGCGGCGGTTCGCTGCGAACAGGCGGGACCGGACGCCAAGGCCGAGACGTTGATCGAGTGGATCTACGAACTGCAGGCCGAGGAAAACGAGCCGGACCTGAAGGTGTTGATCTTCACCGAGTTCGTGCCGACCCAGCAGATGCTGAAGGAGTTTCTGGAAGCCCGGGGGATCTCGGTGGTCACCCTGAACGGCTCCATGGATATGGAGGAACGCAAGCAGGCCCAGGACGCCTTCCGCAAATCCCACCGCGTGCTGGTTTCCACCGATGCGGGCGGTGAGGGTCTGAACCTGCAGTTCGCCCATGTCATCATCAACTACGACATCCCCTGGAACCCGATGCGGCTGGAACAGCGAATCGGTCGCGTGGATCGTATCGGCCAGCCCAAGACGGTGCGTGCGATCAACTTCGTGTTTGAGGATTCGGTCGAGTTCCGGGTCCGCGAAGTGCTGGAGCAGAAGCTCTCGGTGATCTTCGACGAGTTCGGCATCGACAAGACCGGCGATGTGCTTGACTCCGCCCAGGCCGGTGAACTGTTCGAAGATATGTTCGCCTCGGCCATCCTTAATCCTGGCGGTATCGAAACCTCCGTCGATCACACGGTGGCCAGAATCCGCGATGAGATTCAGCAGGTGCGCGAGTCCTCCGCCATCTATGGCATCTCCGAAGAGCCGGACGTGCAGACGGCTGAGCGTCTGCGCTCCCATCCGCTGCCCCACTGGGTGGAGCGGATGACGGTGGGCTATCTCAATTCGCACGGCGGCACGGCCGGCCGTAAACGCTCTTGGTGGGATCTGACTTGGCCGGACGGTCAGGAACATCGCAAAGCCGTGTTCAACGCCCGGGAAGCGAACCGCCTGACCGACGCAACCCTGCTCAATCTCGAAAACAGCCGTGTCCGTGGCCTTGCCCTGAACCTGCCGCAGGTCGCGGCTGGCCAACCTTTACCTTGCGTAACCGTAAGCGGACTGCCAGCCAGTATTTCCGGGCTCTGGGGTCTCTTTGAGATCCGCCTTCAGGCCGGGAGGCACCAGAAGACACAACTCCTGCGCATCCCCATGGTGCGGCGGGGATATGTCAGTGTGTTCCTGAGCGAGGAAGGCAAACTGTTTCTGCCCACGGCTCGGCACATCTGGGATGCGCTGCAGACAGCCGAAACTCAGGTGCAGGCAACCCTCGGCCAGGAGGAATCCATCACCGCCCATGAGCGCTTGCAGATTGCTGCCGAACAGGCCGGACAGGAGCTGTTCGACGCCCTGCAGCAGGCGCACATAGCTTCTGTGACCCGGGAAGAGGAGCGCGGCATGGTCGCCTTTACCTCACGGCGGAAGGCCATCGAGCGGGTGGGGCTGCCCGAAGTGCGCCAGTACCGTCTGGCCCGCTGCGCTGCCGAGGAAACTGAGTGGCGGCATGAACTGCAATCAGCGCGGCAGATCGTACCGGAAATCCGGTCGCTGCTGATGCTGCGCATCGTCAAGGGAGGCGTTCAATGA
- a CDS encoding RNA ligase family protein, which yields MKEDFFKFPSTPHLATLAGVDIRDDKVLSKSERGEFLQHNLIVEEKVDGANLGISFDSEGNIRVQNRGAYLHLPGSGQWKKLGDWLTPRACTLFEHLSDHFILFGEWCYAQHSVFYDRLPDWFLGFDVYDKRFGRFLSSKRRDDLFTEMGVAQVPVLAFGHFAYPEVQKFLSTSKLSEQPAEGIYLRFDQDDWLAQRAKLVRPAFIQAMEQHWSRSVIKPNRLRLEVQE from the coding sequence ATGAAAGAAGATTTCTTCAAATTCCCCTCCACACCACATTTGGCAACGCTGGCTGGTGTTGACATCCGGGATGACAAGGTACTGTCGAAATCGGAGCGTGGTGAATTCTTGCAGCACAATCTTATTGTTGAGGAAAAGGTAGATGGCGCGAATTTGGGAATCTCTTTTGATTCGGAAGGAAATATTCGAGTACAGAACAGGGGCGCATACCTGCATTTACCTGGATCTGGTCAATGGAAAAAACTTGGCGATTGGTTGACGCCACGGGCCTGTACGCTGTTTGAGCATCTTTCCGACCATTTCATACTCTTCGGGGAATGGTGCTATGCTCAGCACTCGGTTTTTTATGACCGTTTGCCAGATTGGTTTCTTGGTTTCGATGTTTATGACAAACGATTTGGCCGATTTCTATCTTCAAAGCGCCGGGATGATCTCTTTACGGAAATGGGTGTTGCTCAAGTTCCTGTTCTCGCATTCGGGCACTTCGCGTACCCGGAAGTTCAAAAATTCCTATCGACATCAAAACTCAGCGAACAGCCTGCGGAAGGCATCTATCTTCGATTTGACCAAGACGACTGGCTGGCGCAACGGGCCAAACTGGTTCGTCCGGCGTTTATCCAGGCTATGGAGCAGCACTGGTCACGCTCCGTCATCAAGCCAAACAGGTTGAGACTGGAGGTTCAAGAATGA
- a CDS encoding AAA family ATPase yields MLKQLRIQNFKGWKDTGTIRLAPISLIFGANSSGKSSIGQFLMMLKQTAESQDRKAIFYPGGKNSVVQLGSFREMVYQRNLENEIAFEYEWETFQKLKFRDTVSQTNFTADTIAFTAKVAGDKDSDSLKIEELNYHLKEGEESVLKVGMSPSAKKPGQYEVNSEQYSLIRNPGRVWYPSPPVRFYGFPDEVVNYYKNSEFVQDLNLAQEKLFKSICYLGPLRIKTERLYTWGGITPESVGYSGELTIAALLASKNRKISLGYKKLTKPFEEIIAASLKSMGLIDSFRVKKIAENRQEYEVNVQTKGSKDWVDLPDVGFGISQVLPVLVQCFYAPPGSIIIMEQPEIHLHPSAQSALADVMIDVINSRENGTDRNIQLVIETHSEHFLRRLQRRIAENVVPQEKVSAYFANIDKIPPTLDLLQIDIFGNIQNWPENFFGDEMGDITEQAKAAMKKRMQKVEKAEASE; encoded by the coding sequence ATGCTCAAACAGTTACGAATACAGAACTTCAAAGGATGGAAGGATACCGGCACCATTCGCCTGGCCCCTATTTCTTTGATCTTCGGCGCAAACAGCTCCGGAAAATCCAGCATTGGTCAGTTCCTGATGATGCTGAAACAAACAGCTGAATCACAGGATCGCAAGGCTATTTTTTATCCAGGTGGTAAAAACAGTGTCGTTCAGCTGGGGTCGTTTCGCGAGATGGTCTATCAAAGGAATCTCGAAAATGAGATCGCCTTTGAATACGAGTGGGAGACATTTCAAAAATTGAAATTCAGGGACACCGTTTCACAGACTAATTTTACAGCTGATACGATCGCCTTTACTGCAAAGGTAGCAGGCGACAAAGACTCGGATAGTTTAAAAATCGAAGAATTAAATTACCACCTAAAGGAAGGCGAAGAATCTGTTTTGAAAGTTGGGATGAGCCCATCTGCAAAGAAACCAGGTCAATATGAGGTCAATTCTGAACAATATTCATTGATCAGAAACCCGGGCAGAGTCTGGTATCCAAGTCCACCAGTACGTTTTTATGGATTCCCTGATGAAGTGGTCAACTACTATAAAAACTCGGAATTTGTCCAAGATCTGAATCTCGCCCAAGAAAAGCTATTTAAGTCGATATGCTATCTCGGGCCATTAAGAATCAAAACGGAAAGACTCTACACTTGGGGCGGTATTACACCTGAAAGTGTTGGTTATTCAGGTGAACTTACCATCGCGGCCCTTCTTGCAAGCAAAAACAGAAAAATTAGCCTCGGATATAAAAAGCTTACCAAACCTTTCGAGGAAATAATTGCCGCAAGCCTAAAATCCATGGGGCTAATTGATAGCTTCAGGGTTAAAAAAATTGCTGAAAATCGCCAGGAATATGAAGTCAATGTCCAAACAAAAGGATCAAAAGACTGGGTAGATCTTCCCGATGTCGGGTTTGGCATCTCACAGGTACTACCGGTTCTGGTTCAATGTTTTTACGCACCTCCCGGTTCAATAATCATTATGGAACAGCCGGAAATTCATTTACATCCGAGTGCGCAATCTGCTTTGGCAGATGTGATGATTGACGTGATCAACTCAAGAGAAAACGGGACGGATAGAAATATTCAGTTGGTCATCGAGACCCATTCGGAACATTTTCTGCGGCGGTTGCAACGTCGAATTGCCGAGAACGTGGTTCCCCAAGAAAAAGTGTCGGCTTACTTTGCAAATATTGACAAGATCCCTCCTACACTCGACCTTCTGCAAATTGACATCTTTGGCAACATCCAGAACTGGCCGGAAAATTTCTTCGGTGATGAAATGGGTGACATCACTGAGCAGGCGAAGGCCGCCATGAAGAAGCGAATGCAGAAAGTCGAAAAGGCGGAGGCATCGGAATGA
- a CDS encoding DNA methyltransferase encodes MKQDELFNSEHRTQNTEPQPVTCLGIEFPSDEARRQHFTELLRDRLRNPEFRKIEGFPIGSDEDILNLSDPPYYTACPNPWIADFIAEWEAQKPEQPEGYHYHREPFAADVSEGKYDPLYKMHPYHTKVPHKAIMRYLLRYTQPGDIVFDGFCGTGMTGVASQLCGDRDEVISLGYQVKPDGIILQEEIDENGKKVWREFSKLGPRWTIQNDLSPAATFIAYNYNSPINSSAFEKEAKRIIREVEKECGWMYETIHSDGRKGKINYIVWSDVFVCPECANEIVFWHEAVDINGGKVLDEFSCSHCKAALNKRSLDRAWSTIYDESLNDSIRQAKQVPVLINYSVGTTRCQKEPDQSDLIKIEKILKMPLAKWHPTDRMIEGRETRRNDPNGITHVHHFYYKSTLASLATYRSKASSSIYWNILSAVAFRINKRYGLTYQAGVWGAGGGPTSGTLYLPSLVKDLNVIQMLKQALKKHVEAFKSKKQTSIITTQSSTSINMPDCSIDYLFFDPPFGANLNYAELNFIWESWLGVITHREKEAIEDKGQKKDLHDYRVLMTSCFSEAFRVLKPGRWMTVEFSNSKAAVWNAIQNALTDAGFVVANVSVLDKKKGSFISITTTTAVKQDLVISAYKPNGGFEERFQKEAQTEEGVWDFVRTHLQYLPVIKQQGASLQFVSERDPRILFDQMVAYYVRKGYPVPISSQEFQIGLAQRFIERDGMYFLPDQVAEYDRKKMTSGELTQMAMFVCDEASSIQWLRQLIREKPQTFSDINPQFMQQLGGWSKNEAQLDLRELLNQNFLCYDGKGPVPEQIHAYLSTNWKELRNLPKDDPTLVAKARDRWFVPDPNKAGDLEKLREKALLKEFEEYKEVKKKLKVFRLEAVRAGFKKAWQERDYAVIVAVADKIPNNVLEEDPKLLMWYDQAVTRMGGE; translated from the coding sequence ATGAAACAGGACGAGCTTTTCAACTCAGAACACAGAACCCAGAACACAGAACCGCAACCGGTCACCTGTCTCGGCATCGAATTCCCAAGTGATGAAGCGCGACGCCAACACTTCACCGAGCTACTACGCGACCGGTTGCGCAACCCGGAGTTCCGCAAGATCGAAGGCTTTCCCATCGGCAGCGACGAGGACATCCTGAACCTGAGTGACCCGCCGTACTACACCGCCTGCCCGAACCCGTGGATCGCTGACTTCATCGCCGAGTGGGAGGCGCAGAAGCCGGAGCAGCCTGAAGGCTATCACTACCACCGTGAGCCTTTTGCGGCTGATGTAAGTGAGGGAAAATATGACCCCCTCTATAAAATGCACCCATACCACACAAAGGTTCCGCACAAGGCAATAATGCGCTATCTGCTGCGTTACACCCAGCCAGGAGATATTGTATTTGACGGCTTTTGCGGTACAGGAATGACTGGTGTTGCATCTCAATTGTGTGGTGATAGAGATGAGGTTATTTCGCTTGGATACCAAGTCAAACCAGACGGCATTATTTTGCAGGAAGAAATAGACGAGAATGGAAAAAAGGTTTGGCGGGAATTTTCCAAATTAGGTCCACGTTGGACAATTCAGAATGATCTCTCTCCAGCCGCAACCTTTATTGCATACAATTACAATTCACCAATAAATTCATCCGCCTTCGAGAAAGAAGCCAAACGGATTATACGCGAGGTTGAGAAAGAGTGCGGCTGGATGTATGAAACAATCCATTCTGACGGAAGGAAAGGAAAAATAAACTACATCGTTTGGTCAGATGTATTTGTATGTCCGGAATGTGCTAACGAAATCGTCTTTTGGCATGAAGCTGTAGACATTAATGGAGGAAAAGTTCTTGATGAATTTTCATGTAGTCATTGTAAAGCCGCATTGAACAAAAGAAGTTTGGATAGGGCTTGGTCAACCATTTATGACGAATCTCTGAATGATTCCATTCGTCAAGCAAAGCAGGTTCCTGTTCTTATCAACTATTCTGTCGGGACAACGCGGTGTCAAAAAGAACCAGATCAATCCGATCTGATTAAGATTGAAAAAATTCTGAAGATGCCATTAGCTAAATGGCATCCAACTGACCGAATGATTGAGGGCAGAGAAACAAGACGCAATGATCCGAATGGTATCACGCACGTACACCATTTTTATTACAAGAGCACGCTCGCTTCCCTGGCAACTTACAGGAGCAAAGCATCATCATCCATATACTGGAACATTCTTTCTGCTGTTGCCTTTCGAATTAATAAACGATACGGCTTGACATATCAAGCTGGGGTTTGGGGAGCTGGCGGTGGACCTACGAGTGGCACCTTGTATCTTCCTTCCTTGGTTAAAGATTTAAACGTCATTCAAATGCTCAAACAGGCACTTAAAAAGCACGTAGAGGCGTTCAAGTCCAAGAAACAAACATCGATAATAACGACCCAATCATCTACATCCATAAATATGCCGGACTGTTCGATTGATTATTTATTTTTCGATCCACCCTTCGGTGCAAATTTAAACTATGCCGAACTCAACTTTATTTGGGAATCTTGGTTGGGGGTAATTACACACAGAGAAAAGGAAGCCATTGAAGACAAAGGGCAGAAAAAAGATCTTCATGACTATAGAGTATTGATGACCTCATGTTTTTCAGAGGCATTCAGAGTACTAAAGCCAGGGCGCTGGATGACGGTTGAATTTTCTAACAGTAAGGCAGCTGTATGGAACGCTATTCAAAACGCTCTTACCGATGCTGGTTTTGTAGTGGCAAATGTATCAGTCTTGGATAAAAAGAAAGGTAGCTTCATTTCTATAACAACTACTACAGCCGTCAAACAAGACCTCGTTATCTCAGCCTACAAACCCAATGGCGGTTTTGAAGAGCGTTTCCAGAAAGAGGCACAAACCGAAGAAGGCGTGTGGGATTTTGTCCGTACGCATTTGCAGTATCTGCCGGTAATTAAGCAACAGGGAGCCTCGCTGCAGTTTGTCTCCGAACGTGATCCCCGCATCCTGTTTGACCAGATGGTGGCTTATTACGTCCGTAAGGGCTATCCCGTGCCGATCTCCAGTCAGGAGTTCCAGATCGGTCTGGCGCAGCGCTTCATCGAGCGTGACGGCATGTACTTCCTGCCAGACCAGGTGGCCGAATACGACCGTAAAAAAATGACCTCAGGCGAATTGACACAAATGGCCATGTTCGTTTGCGATGAGGCATCGTCGATCCAGTGGCTGCGCCAGCTCATTAGGGAGAAACCGCAGACTTTCTCCGACATCAATCCGCAGTTCATGCAGCAGCTCGGTGGCTGGAGTAAGAACGAGGCCCAGCTCGATCTGCGCGAACTACTGAACCAGAACTTCCTCTGCTACGACGGTAAAGGCCCCGTGCCCGAGCAGATCCACGCCTACCTCTCCACCAACTGGAAAGAGCTGCGCAACCTGCCCAAGGACGACCCGACCTTGGTCGCCAAGGCCCGCGACCGCTGGTTCGTGCCCGATCCCAACAAGGCAGGCGATTTGGAGAAACTGCGCGAGAAGGCACTGCTCAAGGAGTTCGAGGAATACAAAGAGGTCAAAAAGAAACTCAAGGTCTTCCGCCTGGAAGCTGTCCGCGCCGGATTCAAGAAAGCCTGGCAGGAACGCGACTACGCCGTTATCGTCGCCGTGGCCGACAAGATCCCCAACAACGTCCTCGAAGAAGACCCCAAACTGCTCATGTGGTACGACCAGGCGGTAACTCGGATGGGAGGGGAATAG
- a CDS encoding four helix bundle protein, whose protein sequence is MSSFQRFEDIEAWQKARELTKAIYAMSNDGQFARDFGLRDQIRRASVSIMSNIAEGFGRGGNKEFIQFLSTAKGSASEVQAQLYVALDAGYINQDQFQKLYSETEATARMIAGLLRYLQNSDFKGAKYK, encoded by the coding sequence ATGAGCAGCTTTCAGCGATTCGAGGACATAGAAGCCTGGCAAAAGGCCCGGGAACTGACAAAGGCAATTTACGCCATGTCAAACGACGGCCAGTTTGCTCGTGATTTCGGCCTGCGCGACCAAATTCGCCGCGCTTCGGTCTCAATCATGTCCAACATCGCTGAAGGTTTCGGCAGAGGCGGTAACAAGGAGTTCATCCAGTTCTTATCCACCGCCAAAGGCTCAGCATCCGAAGTGCAAGCCCAACTCTACGTCGCCCTCGACGCTGGCTACATAAACCAAGATCAATTCCAAAAACTCTATTCGGAAACCGAAGCAACGGCGCGGATGATCGCTGGACTGTTGCGGTATTTACAGAACAGCGACTTCAAGGGAGCCAAGTACAAATGA